The following proteins come from a genomic window of Frankia casuarinae:
- a CDS encoding GlsB/YeaQ/YmgE family stress response membrane protein yields MITFIVVMILLGLVAGAVARVLLPGRDPIGILGTIVVGIIGSFVGGFLGYVLFNKDVGEGALQPSGILGSIIGAILVLLVWRNVGGHGGRSGSTRSRRYARR; encoded by the coding sequence ATGATCACCTTCATCGTCGTCATGATTCTGCTCGGACTTGTCGCCGGGGCCGTCGCACGCGTGTTGCTGCCCGGCCGGGATCCCATCGGGATTCTCGGCACCATTGTGGTGGGAATCATCGGATCTTTCGTCGGAGGATTCCTCGGCTACGTCCTGTTCAATAAGGATGTCGGCGAAGGCGCTCTGCAGCCGTCCGGCATTCTCGGGTCCATCATCGGTGCCATCCTGGTTCTCCTGGTGTGGCGGAACGTGGGGGGCCACGGCGGCCGGTCGGGGTCGACCCGCAGCCGTCGTTACGCCCGCCGGTAA
- a CDS encoding mechanosensitive ion channel family protein, with the protein MRLSAAPDLSFSDMQSTVAVLTILGGAVLLALAVSVLLHRMARRIGRHSEIVADLAQRGKRPTRLTLVLVALLVGLTSTAEQTWTGAALRVSNVALIAGIAWCVTVLAFAFEDLALARYRMDIVDNRHARRVRTQVTLLRRITVAIISIIAGASMLMTFPSVRVAGASIFASAGVVGIVAGLAAQTSLSNVFAGLQLAFTDAIRVDDVVVVEKEWGRIEEITLTYVVVHIWDDRRMVLPSTYFTTTPFQNWTRKESAVLGAVELDLDWAIPIDEMRAEMHRVLDATDLWDKRVCVLQVTDAIDDHIRIRVLVSGKDGPTVFDLRCHMREALVRWVQHNHPTALPRTRIEFDASAHLLGLRIPDQGRADDRDGRHPDPSGNGRHNYLHGRDHPHGDHPDGDHPDGRSDRLRKTNGIRRGEEPARAVPVPVQGLLSPTIMDATNSAAVTAAGSASREAETGTDGGTSTAPTGAPADAAEDARLFSGASADAAERARNFSETSETSEHDSSASSPPPRDDDDDDDAAQPGESTRRQTTPQAPNDTTGA; encoded by the coding sequence GTGCGTCTGAGCGCCGCGCCCGATCTGTCCTTCTCCGACATGCAATCGACCGTCGCCGTCCTGACGATCCTGGGCGGTGCGGTCCTGCTGGCCCTGGCCGTCTCCGTATTGCTGCACCGCATGGCCAGACGGATCGGCCGCCATTCGGAGATCGTCGCCGATCTCGCACAGCGCGGTAAGCGGCCGACGCGACTCACGCTCGTGCTGGTGGCCCTGCTCGTCGGCCTCACCTCCACGGCTGAACAGACCTGGACCGGGGCAGCCCTGCGAGTGTCTAATGTCGCCCTTATCGCTGGAATCGCCTGGTGCGTCACGGTGCTCGCGTTCGCCTTCGAGGACCTCGCGCTCGCCCGCTACCGAATGGATATCGTCGACAACCGGCATGCCCGCCGGGTGCGCACCCAGGTCACCCTGCTCCGACGGATCACGGTGGCCATCATCTCGATCATCGCGGGCGCCTCGATGCTCATGACGTTCCCGAGCGTCCGCGTCGCCGGCGCCAGCATCTTCGCCTCGGCCGGCGTGGTCGGCATCGTCGCGGGGTTGGCCGCCCAGACCTCACTGTCCAACGTCTTCGCCGGACTCCAACTGGCCTTCACCGACGCCATCCGGGTCGACGATGTGGTGGTGGTCGAGAAGGAGTGGGGCAGGATCGAGGAGATCACTCTCACCTACGTCGTCGTCCACATCTGGGATGACCGGCGGATGGTCCTTCCGTCGACCTACTTCACCACGACACCGTTCCAGAACTGGACCCGCAAGGAGTCCGCGGTCCTCGGTGCCGTCGAGCTGGACCTGGACTGGGCAATCCCGATCGACGAGATGCGGGCCGAGATGCACCGGGTCCTGGACGCCACGGACCTGTGGGACAAGCGAGTCTGCGTCCTGCAGGTCACCGACGCCATCGATGATCACATCCGCATCCGCGTCCTGGTCAGCGGCAAGGACGGACCGACCGTGTTCGACCTGCGCTGCCACATGCGCGAGGCACTCGTCCGATGGGTCCAGCACAACCATCCGACAGCTCTGCCCCGGACCCGCATCGAGTTCGACGCCTCCGCGCACCTGCTCGGTCTGCGCATCCCGGATCAGGGCCGGGCCGATGACCGCGACGGCCGCCACCCCGATCCGTCCGGCAACGGCCGGCACAACTATCTCCACGGCCGCGACCATCCCCACGGCGACCATCCCGATGGAGACCATCCCGACGGCAGGTCCGACCGGCTCCGCAAGACGAACGGCATCCGCCGCGGCGAAGAACCAGCGCGGGCGGTTCCCGTCCCAGTGCAAGGTCTCCTCTCCCCCACGATCATGGATGCCACGAACTCGGCCGCGGTTACCGCCGCCGGCAGCGCGAGCCGGGAGGCGGAGACCGGTACGGACGGCGGGACGAGCACCGCGCCCACGGGTGCGCCTGCCGACGCCGCCGAGGACGCCCGGCTGTTCTCCGGCGCGAGTGCCGACGCCGCGGAACGGGCGCGGAACTTCAGCGAGACCAGCGAGACCAGCGAGCATGACAGCTCCGCTTCTTCTCCACCGCCCCGCGACGACGACGACGATGACGACGCGGCGCAGCCAGGGGAATCGACCCGACGCCAAACGACACCGCAGGCGCCAAACGACACCACAGGCGCATAA
- a CDS encoding GNAT family N-acetyltransferase — translation MRTRRASEEDWGAIWPIWRAVVVEGETCAWTPDTDEEVAKSAWMLPPPAEVLVMEEDGPGDTSIVATALLTPSQPGLGDHVVQAMLLVDPKRVDHGAPRGGAGMYRGYGPYGGRSYYGGRGAEGDRWESVSRQAAEQMIEYAADLGYRAMQLNAVVAANPRLVALWRSLAFRLVGTLPAAFRHPWLGDVDLHVMYRFLPPREH, via the coding sequence GTGCGGACACGGCGGGCATCAGAGGAGGACTGGGGCGCGATCTGGCCGATCTGGCGGGCCGTTGTGGTCGAGGGCGAGACTTGCGCCTGGACACCGGACACCGACGAGGAGGTCGCGAAAAGCGCGTGGATGCTGCCCCCGCCGGCCGAGGTTCTGGTGATGGAGGAGGACGGCCCGGGCGACACCTCGATCGTCGCGACCGCGCTGCTCACACCGAGTCAGCCGGGTCTGGGAGATCATGTCGTCCAGGCGATGCTGCTCGTTGATCCTAAGCGGGTGGATCACGGGGCTCCGCGCGGCGGGGCCGGAATGTACCGGGGCTACGGGCCGTACGGGGGACGTAGCTACTACGGCGGCCGGGGAGCCGAAGGCGACCGCTGGGAGAGCGTCAGCCGGCAGGCCGCGGAGCAGATGATCGAGTACGCGGCCGATCTCGGCTACCGGGCGATGCAGCTCAACGCCGTCGTCGCAGCCAATCCACGGTTGGTCGCGCTGTGGCGCTCGCTGGCGTTCCGCCTCGTCGGGACCCTTCCGGCGGCCTTCCGCCATCCTTGGCTCGGCGACGTCGACCTCCACGTGATGTACCGCTTCCTGCCCCCCCGGGAACATTGA
- a CDS encoding glutamate decarboxylase → MALHRQASGDRAEETVDVRPHLAPLGEEVVVPRFRMPQESTAPETAYQIVHDELMLDGKARLNMATFVTTWMDSYADRLMAECAPKNMIDKDEYPQTAALEERCVNILADLWHAPDAEHAVGCSTTGSSEACMLAGLAMIRRWRARRRSAGAPADRPNIVMGVNVQVCWEKFARYWDVEARLVPMAPGRTHLTADEAVAHCDENTIGVVAILGSTFDGSYEPVAGIVAALDHLAASGGPDVPVHVDAASGGFIAPFCDPDLVWDFQLDRVVSINTSGHKYGLVYPGVGWVLWRDRAHLPAELVFQVDYLGGTMPTFALNFSRPGAQVVAQYYTLLQLGYKGYRRVAQACRDNARWLAAEVAAMGPFELVSDGSGIPAFAFKLRDDITDYTVFDVSELLRTRGWLVPAYRFPPGLTDLAVLRVVVRHEFSRDLAGLLIADLRRVVNRLAHPGRRTAGDRPGESSFHH, encoded by the coding sequence ATGGCTCTACATCGTCAGGCGAGTGGTGATCGGGCGGAGGAGACGGTCGACGTACGGCCGCACCTGGCCCCGCTGGGCGAGGAGGTCGTAGTCCCGCGGTTCCGGATGCCGCAGGAGTCGACTGCGCCGGAGACGGCCTACCAGATCGTCCACGACGAGCTGATGCTCGACGGCAAGGCGCGGCTGAACATGGCCACGTTCGTGACCACCTGGATGGACTCGTACGCCGACCGGCTGATGGCCGAGTGCGCCCCGAAGAACATGATCGACAAGGATGAGTATCCGCAGACGGCGGCGCTGGAGGAACGCTGCGTCAACATCCTCGCCGACCTGTGGCACGCCCCCGACGCCGAGCACGCGGTCGGCTGCTCGACCACGGGGTCGTCCGAGGCGTGCATGCTCGCCGGGCTTGCCATGATCCGCCGCTGGCGGGCGCGTCGCCGGTCCGCCGGCGCCCCGGCCGACCGGCCGAACATCGTCATGGGTGTCAACGTGCAGGTGTGCTGGGAGAAGTTCGCCCGGTACTGGGACGTGGAGGCACGGCTGGTGCCGATGGCGCCGGGGCGCACGCATCTGACCGCCGACGAGGCCGTGGCGCACTGCGACGAGAACACCATCGGCGTGGTGGCGATCCTCGGCTCGACGTTCGACGGCAGCTACGAGCCGGTCGCCGGGATCGTGGCCGCGCTGGACCACCTCGCCGCCTCCGGAGGGCCCGATGTTCCGGTACACGTGGATGCCGCGTCCGGCGGGTTCATCGCCCCGTTCTGCGACCCCGATCTGGTCTGGGACTTTCAGCTCGACCGGGTGGTGTCCATCAACACCTCCGGGCACAAGTACGGCCTGGTCTATCCGGGGGTGGGCTGGGTGCTGTGGCGCGACCGGGCGCATCTACCGGCCGAACTCGTCTTCCAGGTGGACTATCTGGGCGGGACGATGCCGACCTTCGCGCTGAACTTCTCCCGGCCGGGCGCACAGGTCGTCGCGCAGTACTACACCCTGCTGCAACTGGGCTATAAGGGCTACCGCCGGGTGGCCCAGGCGTGTCGGGACAACGCCCGCTGGCTGGCCGCCGAGGTGGCGGCGATGGGGCCGTTCGAACTGGTCTCCGACGGTAGCGGCATTCCGGCGTTCGCGTTCAAGCTCCGTGACGACATCACGGACTACACCGTCTTCGACGTCTCCGAGCTGCTGCGCACCCGTGGCTGGCTGGTGCCCGCCTACCGGTTCCCGCCGGGGCTGACCGATCTTGCGGTGTTGCGGGTCGTCGTGCGTCACGAGTTCAGCCGGGACCTCGCCGGGCTGCTCATCGCCGACCTGCGCCGGGTGGTGAACCGGCTGGCCCATCCGGGCCGGCGCACCGCGGGCGACCGGCCCGGCGAGTCATCGTTCCACCACTGA
- a CDS encoding VOC family protein codes for MPTRETAPAGAPCWVDLMTSDPARARTFYSELFGWTAEDPAEEFGGYFTFTKDGVQVAGCMPKPDEAVPDGWSVYLATPDAEKTVAAAVDHGGQVIVPAMVVGELGVMAVVTDAAGAAIGMWQPGLHRGFGVLAEPGAPGWFELLTRDYAAAVGFYRDVFGWDVHVVSDTPEFRYATFGKDEGALAGIMDAAGFLAEGVPAHWSVYFAVRDTDAALAKTAELGGSVVLPAEDTPYGRLAVAADPTGAVFKLVGPTKSEPAPAAAS; via the coding sequence ATGCCCACTCGAGAGACCGCCCCGGCCGGAGCGCCCTGCTGGGTCGACCTGATGACCTCCGACCCGGCCCGGGCTCGGACGTTCTACAGCGAGCTGTTCGGCTGGACGGCGGAGGATCCCGCTGAGGAGTTCGGCGGGTACTTCACCTTCACGAAGGACGGTGTCCAGGTCGCCGGCTGTATGCCCAAGCCGGACGAGGCCGTCCCGGATGGCTGGTCGGTCTACCTGGCCACGCCGGATGCCGAGAAGACCGTCGCCGCCGCCGTGGACCACGGGGGTCAGGTGATCGTCCCGGCGATGGTCGTCGGAGAGCTCGGCGTCATGGCCGTCGTGACCGACGCTGCCGGCGCGGCGATCGGCATGTGGCAGCCGGGGCTGCACCGTGGTTTCGGGGTGCTTGCCGAGCCGGGCGCCCCCGGCTGGTTCGAACTGCTCACCCGCGACTACGCTGCGGCTGTCGGCTTCTACCGGGACGTGTTCGGCTGGGACGTTCACGTCGTCAGCGACACCCCGGAGTTCCGCTACGCGACCTTCGGCAAGGACGAGGGCGCGCTTGCCGGCATCATGGACGCGGCGGGCTTCCTGGCCGAGGGCGTCCCGGCGCACTGGTCGGTGTACTTCGCCGTGCGGGACACCGACGCGGCGCTCGCGAAGACCGCCGAACTCGGTGGGTCGGTGGTGCTGCCCGCCGAGGACACCCCCTACGGCCGCCTCGCGGTCGCCGCCGACCCAACCGGCGCCGTGTTCAAGCTGGTCGGCCCGACCAAGTCTGAGCCCGCCCCCGCCGCCGCGAGCTGA
- a CDS encoding beta-eliminating lyase-related protein, whose product MSGPPACPRGGRIRSTRPTVSGGRVWSLGRLAEFRAIADSAGVTLHCDGARLWNAAVASAVPPRRLAAAFTTLSVCLSKGLGAPVGSLVVCDTGRVGTVREWRRRLGGGMRQAGVLAAAGLHALHHHVDRLAEDHQRAAELAALLADAAPGRVDPKAVESNMVLVQVTDAGADGNGPALGSRNDSAVPQAHPRREPGRAGQLAAAGAGSDLVGPTSLNTAPVGSAATARRP is encoded by the coding sequence GTGAGCGGTCCACCGGCCTGCCCGCGAGGTGGGCGGATCCGCTCCACTCGGCCAACGGTTTCCGGCGGCCGGGTCTGGTCGCTCGGCCGGCTGGCGGAGTTCCGTGCCATCGCCGACTCCGCCGGCGTGACGCTGCACTGCGACGGCGCGCGGCTGTGGAACGCCGCGGTCGCAAGCGCCGTCCCGCCGCGGCGCCTCGCGGCCGCTTTCACGACCCTGTCGGTGTGCCTGTCCAAGGGGCTGGGCGCGCCGGTCGGCTCTCTGGTCGTCTGTGATACCGGCCGCGTCGGCACCGTCCGGGAGTGGCGCCGCCGGCTCGGCGGCGGGATGCGCCAAGCCGGCGTGTTGGCCGCGGCCGGCCTGCACGCGCTGCACCACCATGTCGACCGGCTCGCGGAGGACCATCAACGCGCTGCCGAGCTCGCCGCGCTGCTGGCCGACGCCGCACCCGGCCGCGTCGACCCGAAGGCGGTGGAGAGCAACATGGTGCTGGTCCAGGTCACCGACGCCGGGGCCGACGGTAACGGGCCAGCCCTCGGTTCCCGCAACGACAGTGCCGTGCCCCAGGCACATCCGCGGCGGGAACCAGGCCGGGCGGGTCAGCTCGCGGCGGCGGGGGCGGGCTCAGACTTGGTCGGGCCGACCAGCTTGAACACGGCGCCGGTTGGGTCGGCGGCGACCGCGAGGCGGCCGTAG
- a CDS encoding maleylpyruvate isomerase N-terminal domain-containing protein: MSETAADLMRRGLGQGRPTHAYLPFDLTVPPDTPPREVLQVITACGGLLSSALATADPATQAWHWGPCDPEGFAAMGVAEILLHTWDIAAGLTVPCRFPAPLGIRVLRRLFPDAPDGDPAQVLLWCTGRSELDGRPRRTSWRWEATTSARPFQQPAPQV; this comes from the coding sequence TTGAGCGAGACCGCCGCCGATCTCATGCGCCGCGGGCTGGGGCAGGGCCGGCCCACCCATGCCTACCTGCCCTTCGATCTGACCGTTCCCCCGGACACGCCACCGCGCGAGGTGCTCCAGGTCATCACCGCGTGCGGTGGACTGCTCAGCAGCGCGCTGGCCACCGCCGACCCCGCAACGCAGGCCTGGCATTGGGGGCCATGCGATCCCGAAGGCTTCGCGGCGATGGGCGTCGCCGAAATCCTCCTCCATACCTGGGACATCGCCGCGGGGCTGACGGTCCCCTGCCGGTTCCCAGCACCCCTGGGCATACGGGTGCTTCGCCGTCTGTTCCCCGATGCACCGGACGGAGACCCGGCTCAGGTGCTGCTGTGGTGCACCGGCCGGAGTGAGCTCGACGGCCGGCCTCGACGCACTTCTTGGAGGTGGGAGGCGACCACCAGCGCACGGCCGTTCCAGCAGCCCGCTCCACAGGTCTGA
- a CDS encoding ABC transporter substrate-binding protein, which produces MSLHCARPSAITGAGGIAAFLAACGSSGSSADTGAAGASGAAGRTWSFTLRKGVLFSDGTPLDAPTVKASFDRLLDPANKSAALSAFASVLKAGGVAVSGADTVVFHLERPFSDFPYLVSAGNYNAVVLKSDYKVGTFATKAIGTGPFRLDSYDVGQGASLRRNPKYRDAGKPYLDGVKVTFHKDAQADLLALQSGAIDAQILSEADLVVPIAGSNSIAVDKASGTSLTAFTLRVDRPPFTKKEVRQAISYALDRPGVLTAVYNGVGVIGNDHLLAPAFAAAPKDLAQRAKDAAKVRSLLSAAGSRICGSPSASTPRTRPTRWSSRTSSSRWGSPSISTSRPPTCSTAAIRRPTPPGCSPPRTSSAGWAARRRASSSSRW; this is translated from the coding sequence GTGTCATTGCACTGTGCCCGACCCTCGGCTATTACCGGCGCGGGCGGTATCGCCGCGTTCCTCGCGGCTTGCGGCAGCTCCGGATCCAGCGCGGACACGGGCGCGGCCGGCGCGTCAGGCGCCGCGGGACGCACCTGGTCGTTCACGTTGCGCAAGGGCGTGCTCTTCTCTGACGGCACCCCGCTGGACGCGCCGACCGTGAAGGCGTCGTTCGACCGGCTGCTGGACCCGGCGAACAAGTCCGCCGCCTTGTCCGCCTTCGCGTCAGTCCTCAAGGCCGGCGGCGTGGCGGTGTCGGGGGCGGACACGGTGGTCTTCCACCTCGAGCGGCCGTTCTCCGACTTCCCTTACCTGGTCTCCGCGGGCAACTACAACGCGGTCGTGCTCAAGAGCGACTACAAGGTCGGCACGTTCGCCACGAAGGCGATCGGCACCGGGCCGTTCCGGCTCGACTCCTACGACGTCGGCCAGGGAGCCTCACTGCGCCGCAACCCGAAGTACCGGGACGCCGGCAAGCCGTACCTCGACGGCGTCAAGGTGACCTTCCACAAGGACGCCCAGGCCGACCTACTGGCATTGCAGAGCGGCGCCATCGACGCGCAGATCCTGTCCGAGGCCGACCTCGTCGTCCCGATCGCCGGAAGCAACTCCATCGCCGTCGACAAGGCCAGCGGTACCAGCCTGACCGCGTTCACCCTACGCGTCGACAGGCCGCCGTTCACGAAGAAGGAGGTCCGGCAGGCCATCTCCTACGCGCTGGACCGGCCGGGTGTCCTCACCGCCGTCTACAACGGGGTCGGCGTCATCGGCAACGACCACCTTCTCGCGCCCGCGTTCGCGGCCGCACCGAAGGACCTCGCGCAACGCGCGAAGGACGCGGCGAAGGTCCGGTCGCTGCTGTCCGCCGCGGGGTCGAGAATCTGCGGTTCACCCTCAGCTTCGACGCCCCGAACAAGGCCTACGCGCTGGTCATCCAGGACCAGCTCAAGCAGGTGGGGATCACCGTCGATCTCGACCAGCAGACCTCCGACGTGTTCTACGGCGGCAATCAGGAGACCGACACCCCCTGGCTGTTCACCACCGCGAACCTCGTCGGCTGGGTGGGCCGCCCGACGCCGAGCCAGTTCATCATCCCGATGGTGA
- a CDS encoding ABC transporter permease subunit, whose product MVRFLARRLAAIPVTMLAVSFLVFIATELIPGDVARVVLGREASQASVDALRHQLRLDEPLMPRYLHWLGGFVTGDWGRSYTLGVDVRPLVIERLLDSATLALLAFVLLVVFSVKLHWLPSSAQAPPGADPLTSIRHLLLPAVCLVLLCTGYVARHVRASTAAVLASPFIRAMRVRGMSEAQLVRGHVLRNSLVPATSALAVQLQFLLAGLVTVELLFGYQGIGDLLLSSATCCCRRRPAAVVGDQQGRADPAGRRDRARRGGNGHLRRRRPGVRAARSARAGGEGAVNDITVDSAASVAAGPAVGGAPGRSAADPTHRRRRGSLDQRRLVRRPSFAVVDVLAVFPNLVAAVVVVALVGRSTTTLVLVIGTFFVPIVTRSVRAAVLVEWEKPYVEAARLRGEPFWSLLWREVLPNVTGTVLVEAPSRLGDAVFAASTLSFLGLGQPPGSPEWGASVADNRVFLQQGWWTVLFPALAVGSLVIGVALIADTLREQETRR is encoded by the coding sequence ATGGTGCGTTTCCTGGCCCGGAGGTTGGCGGCGATCCCCGTCACCATGCTGGCGGTCAGCTTCCTGGTGTTCATCGCCACCGAACTGATCCCCGGCGACGTGGCGCGCGTCGTGCTGGGTCGGGAGGCCAGCCAGGCGTCGGTGGACGCGCTGCGCCACCAGCTGCGTCTCGACGAGCCGCTGATGCCCCGCTACCTGCACTGGCTGGGTGGGTTCGTCACCGGTGACTGGGGGCGCTCCTACACGCTCGGGGTCGACGTTCGCCCGCTGGTGATCGAACGTCTGCTCGACAGCGCGACGCTTGCCCTGCTCGCCTTCGTCCTGCTGGTGGTCTTCAGCGTGAAGCTGCACTGGCTGCCCTCGTCGGCGCAGGCACCGCCGGGGGCTGATCCGCTGACCTCGATCCGGCATCTGCTGCTGCCCGCGGTCTGCCTGGTCCTGCTGTGCACCGGCTATGTCGCCAGGCACGTGCGGGCGAGTACAGCCGCGGTCCTCGCTAGCCCGTTCATCCGGGCGATGCGGGTGCGTGGCATGTCCGAGGCGCAGCTCGTGCGAGGGCACGTGCTGCGCAACTCGCTGGTGCCGGCGACGAGCGCGCTCGCCGTGCAGCTGCAGTTCCTGCTCGCGGGACTGGTGACCGTCGAGCTGCTGTTCGGTTACCAGGGCATCGGCGACCTGCTGCTGTCGTCGGCGACCTGCTGCTGTCGTCGGCGACCAGCTGCTGTCGTTGGCGACCAGCAAGGACGTGCCGACCCTGCAGGCCGGCGCGATCGTGCTCGGCGCGGTGGGAATGGGCATCTACGTCGTCGCCGACCTGGTGTACGCGCCGCTCGATCCGCGCGTGCGGGTGGGGAGGGCGCGGTGAACGACATCACGGTGGATTCCGCGGCGAGCGTCGCGGCTGGCCCCGCGGTCGGCGGTGCGCCGGGCCGGTCGGCGGCGGATCCGACGCACCGCCGACGGCGCGGATCGCTAGACCAGCGGCGGCTCGTCCGCCGGCCGTCGTTCGCGGTCGTCGACGTGCTCGCGGTCTTCCCGAATCTGGTCGCGGCCGTGGTGGTGGTGGCGCTCGTGGGCCGCTCGACGACCACCCTCGTCCTGGTCATCGGAACGTTCTTCGTCCCGATCGTGACCCGCAGTGTGCGGGCGGCCGTGCTGGTCGAGTGGGAGAAGCCCTATGTCGAGGCCGCCCGGCTGCGCGGCGAGCCGTTCTGGTCGCTGCTGTGGCGGGAGGTGCTGCCCAACGTGACCGGAACCGTGCTGGTCGAGGCGCCGTCGCGGCTGGGCGACGCGGTCTTCGCCGCCTCGACCCTGTCCTTTCTCGGACTCGGCCAGCCACCGGGATCCCCGGAGTGGGGGGCCTCCGTGGCCGACAACCGGGTCTTCCTCCAGCAGGGCTGGTGGACGGTGCTGTTCCCGGCGCTCGCCGTCGGAAGTCTCGTCATCGGTGTCGCGCTGATCGCCGACACCCTGCGGGAACAGGAGACCCGGCGATGA
- a CDS encoding 2OG-Fe(II) oxygenase family protein, whose amino-acid sequence MTDEIPAIDLEAALAEDAPADLLLRVREAAERIGLIQVVNHGVPLELIEDFERRVERVLRLPRPEKAKLASPTGHPFRGWRQWPDDLGRLELERYSVGQFDNPADAAAAGVSERWLGLYKHGNVWPPEDPDLRGVTFAYAKAAVVLAQRVLGLYERLLGLPAGSFPDAEPHHINMIVNDYPTWTYPDTVAEEEKLLLLEHTDGSAVTILHQHGEYSGLQAQQADGTWIPVPVVPGALQVFSGTILTRWTNGLFRPVRHRVVAGGSATRQSTGIFYHPSLDTVLEPLPAFVGEDGTEFEPVVLGEIDETNVENYLKVFGRPEQVAAWREGRPFVSELAETSAGR is encoded by the coding sequence ATGACCGACGAGATTCCCGCCATCGACCTGGAAGCGGCGCTGGCCGAGGACGCGCCCGCGGACCTGCTGCTGCGCGTGCGCGAGGCGGCCGAGCGGATCGGCCTGATCCAGGTGGTCAACCACGGCGTTCCGCTGGAGCTGATCGAGGATTTCGAGCGTCGGGTCGAGCGCGTCCTGCGTCTGCCGCGGCCGGAGAAGGCGAAGTTGGCCAGCCCCACCGGACACCCCTTCCGGGGCTGGCGGCAGTGGCCCGACGACCTCGGCCGCCTCGAACTCGAACGGTATTCCGTGGGCCAGTTCGACAACCCGGCCGATGCCGCCGCCGCAGGCGTGTCCGAACGGTGGCTCGGGCTCTACAAACACGGCAACGTCTGGCCGCCGGAGGACCCCGACCTGCGCGGGGTCACCTTCGCCTACGCCAAGGCGGCCGTGGTGCTGGCCCAGCGGGTGCTCGGCCTGTACGAGCGGCTGCTCGGACTACCGGCAGGCAGCTTCCCGGACGCCGAGCCGCACCACATCAACATGATCGTCAACGACTACCCGACCTGGACCTACCCGGACACGGTCGCTGAGGAGGAGAAGCTTCTCCTGCTGGAGCACACGGACGGCTCGGCGGTGACCATCCTGCACCAGCACGGCGAGTACTCCGGGCTCCAGGCGCAACAGGCCGACGGCACCTGGATTCCGGTGCCCGTCGTGCCCGGGGCGTTGCAGGTGTTCTCGGGGACAATCCTCACCCGCTGGACCAACGGTCTGTTCCGGCCCGTCCGCCACCGGGTCGTGGCCGGCGGCAGTGCGACCCGGCAGTCGACCGGGATCTTCTACCATCCGAGTCTGGACACCGTGCTGGAACCGCTGCCGGCCTTCGTCGGGGAGGACGGCACGGAGTTCGAGCCCGTTGTCCTGGGCGAGATCGACGAGACCAACGTCGAGAACTACCTGAAGGTCTTCGGCCGGCCGGAGCAGGTGGCCGCGTGGCGGGAGGGCCGTCCGTTCGTCTCGGAGCTTGCGGAGACCTCCGCCGGCCGCTGA